One Natronomonas gomsonensis genomic window, TCGAACGACGCTCTTCCGGTTTCGGTCGGGTCGTTCGACGGCCCAGAGACGTAGTACCAGTCGGCGTATTCGAGAAACGCCTCGTTGGCGAAGACGTGATATTCGAACGCCTCGGCGTCGCCGTCGTAGACTGGGGCGATGAACGCCGCCATCGTCTCCCCGGAGAGGTCCCTGCTCACGCGGAGTTGGGAGGGGTCGTCGGTGTCACCCTCGTAGGCGTACTGGAACGTGAACGTCGCTTCGGGGTCCTGGTAGGTAATCTCGCGTTCGTCACCGGAGACCGAGGCGTTGCCGTCGACCATCCCGGGGTAGTCGACGACAGCGCCGTCTCGGAGCACGCCGGCGGCGTTGCTACCGCCGTTACCACCGTCACCGTTTCCGTCGGTCGGCAGAGAGGAGTCGTCAATACAGCCGGCAGCCGTGACCGCTGCGGTCGAACCGAGGAGTGCGAGCAAGCGTCGTCGTTGGAGGGCGGACATACGCCGGGGTGTGGTCGCCACTCACTAAATACCCCGGTGATAACGCGCCGTGTTCCGTCCCGGAACCCTCATACAGCGACCCCACCAACGTCGATGCGTGACGCAGTGGGTCGAAAACCCGAGCGGCGGGCGTGCCCGCGGGCCGCGCGGACTCGCGCGGGCGTGGGTAGAGGTACTACTTCGACCGAGACGGTTCTTCGAGAACGGGGTCGCACCCGGCGACCAAGCGCCGGGGTTGACCTTCGCCATCGCCGTCGCAATCGCCTACGTTGGCGGTCGACTCCTCGTAGCCCCCGAGACGCTGTCGGGGTACGGTCGCATCGCTGCGGCGACGGGAAGCGTCTACCTCTCGGCGGCGGTCGTCCTCGTTGCAGCCTGCTTTCTCGTCGCACCGCTGGTGTTGCACCTCGCGGCCGCTGTCGGAACGCTGGCGTTGATTCCCGTCGCGAAGAACCGCGGCGGCGTCAGCGAGACGGTTCAGGTTATCGCCTACGCGGCG contains:
- a CDS encoding type IV pilin N-terminal domain-containing protein, which encodes MSALQRRRLLALLGSTAAVTAAGCIDDSSLPTDGNGDGGNGGSNAAGVLRDGAVVDYPGMVDGNASVSGDEREITYQDPEATFTFQYAYEGDTDDPSQLRVSRDLSGETMAAFIAPVYDGDAEAFEYHVFANEAFLEYADWYYVSGPSNDPTETGRASFEPVENGVSRFIIGPIDAGTAGLIDAPPEEAQNGGEELTGVILTNGSSGGTSSPAPNVAWDFDYDSAAEEVTITHEGGDTVRGAQLEVVVTTADKTTTSPFEGEVTAGDSVAVDAPPNAVVRVIWEAESGDSGAVLARWEGPEA
- a CDS encoding YIP1 family protein gives rise to the protein MTQWVENPSGGRARGPRGLARAWVEVLLRPRRFFENGVAPGDQAPGLTFAIAVAIAYVGGRLLVAPETLSGYGRIAAATGSVYLSAAVVLVAACFLVAPLVLHLAAAVGTLALIPVAKNRGGVSETVQVIAYAAAPGAFVAIPVPAIQALAALYGCILLVVGISVVHETPMPRAVLAASVPALFVFGFAFGGIGAFEAAVGIDITPDPR